In one Fibrobacter sp. genomic region, the following are encoded:
- a CDS encoding DUF3990 domain-containing protein, translating into MLIYHASKEIVEVPEIRKTRFTKDFSWGFYCTNNFAQAVRWANRGDGEPRVNHFEYTPDQSLKILTFEKMTDEWLDFIAACRSGKAHDFDIVEGPMADDTVWNFVNDFLAGTINRKQFWVLAEFKHPTHQISFHTEAALQCLKFVKCEVVHD; encoded by the coding sequence ATGCTCATCTATCACGCTAGTAAAGAAATTGTAGAAGTACCCGAGATTCGCAAGACTCGGTTCACCAAGGACTTTTCCTGGGGATTTTATTGTACCAACAACTTTGCACAGGCTGTTCGGTGGGCAAACCGTGGAGATGGGGAACCCCGGGTCAATCATTTCGAGTACACGCCAGATCAGTCGCTGAAAATTCTCACATTCGAGAAAATGACTGATGAATGGTTGGATTTCATTGCAGCATGCCGTAGCGGGAAGGCTCATGATTTCGATATTGTGGAAGGCCCCATGGCAGACGATACGGTCTGGAATTTCGTAAATGACTTCTTGGCAGGGACCATCAACAGAAAGCAGTTCTGGGTCTTGGCGGAATTCAAGCATCCGACCCATCAGATCAGCTTCCATACAGAGGCGGCTTTGCAGTGCTTAAAATTTGTCAAGTGCGAGGTCGTTCATGACTGA
- a CDS encoding cytoplasmic protein: MTILLYMNFDELHKLSFRNRGVLSSATQCGCFYCKRSFTPSEITEWTDDGEDTALCPYCSIDSVIPDLDNTLNVELLEAMNRKYF, encoded by the coding sequence ATGACTATATTACTTTACATGAATTTTGATGAACTTCATAAGCTCAGCTTTAGGAACAGGGGCGTTTTGTCCTCAGCAACTCAATGTGGATGTTTCTATTGCAAACGATCGTTCACCCCGTCTGAAATCACTGAATGGACTGATGATGGCGAAGACACTGCGCTTTGCCCCTATTGTTCCATTGACAGCGTAATTCCTGACTTAGACAATACTCTTAACGTGGAATTACTTGAAGCGATGAACCGGAAGTATTTTTAA